In Streptomyces canus, one DNA window encodes the following:
- a CDS encoding M20 family metallopeptidase — MTVSPVAALTARAQDVSSEIVTDILALVRHETGSYDLSALATGLDLLRELAVHRLGQPDHEHRHPGGECGDTLTLTYTGTAPGHVALVGHYDTVWPTGTLAGWEHPQASGDGRDKLSGPGIFDMKTGLAQGIWSLKLARESGVPVPTVTFLFNGDEEIGSLSSRPVIEQVAQKADVTLVLEPTAHGAVKTGRKGTGIFEVTVTGVEAHAGLAPQDGASAITALSEFVVAAAGVAAPDKGTTINAGLIKGGTATNVVAGRATASVDIRVSSQAEQDRVDAELDAIDVSDPRVRVKVDHAWNRPPMTLNAASAPLLDLARQVAREQGRQELPTAAVGGASDANFVAALGLPVLCGMGAVGDGAHAQGEFIYPDTVPAQTALVAGLLTRLADPLRG; from the coding sequence ATGACCGTATCGCCCGTCGCCGCCCTCACCGCCCGCGCCCAGGACGTCTCGTCGGAGATCGTCACCGACATCCTGGCGCTCGTCCGCCACGAGACCGGCAGCTACGACCTGTCCGCCCTCGCGACGGGCCTGGACCTCCTGCGGGAGCTGGCCGTCCATCGGCTCGGGCAGCCCGACCACGAGCACCGCCACCCCGGCGGCGAGTGCGGAGACACGCTCACCCTGACCTACACCGGTACCGCCCCCGGCCACGTCGCGCTCGTCGGCCACTACGACACCGTATGGCCGACCGGCACGCTCGCCGGATGGGAGCATCCGCAGGCGTCCGGCGACGGCCGGGACAAGCTCAGTGGGCCGGGCATCTTCGACATGAAGACCGGCCTGGCTCAAGGGATCTGGTCCCTGAAGCTCGCCCGGGAGAGCGGCGTCCCCGTACCTACCGTCACCTTCCTCTTCAACGGCGACGAGGAGATCGGTTCCCTGTCCTCGCGCCCGGTGATCGAGCAGGTCGCCCAGAAGGCCGATGTGACGCTGGTGCTGGAGCCGACCGCGCACGGTGCCGTCAAGACGGGCCGCAAGGGCACCGGGATCTTCGAGGTCACGGTCACCGGCGTCGAGGCGCACGCCGGGCTCGCGCCCCAGGACGGGGCGAGCGCGATCACCGCGCTGTCCGAGTTCGTCGTCGCGGCGGCCGGCGTCGCCGCGCCCGACAAGGGCACCACGATCAACGCAGGCCTCATCAAGGGCGGCACCGCCACCAACGTCGTCGCCGGGCGGGCCACCGCGAGCGTGGACATCCGGGTCAGCAGCCAGGCCGAGCAGGACCGCGTCGACGCCGAACTGGACGCCATCGACGTCAGCGACCCCCGCGTACGCGTCAAGGTCGACCACGCCTGGAACCGGCCGCCGATGACCCTGAACGCCGCCTCCGCCCCGCTCCTCGACCTCGCCCGCCAGGTCGCCCGCGAACAGGGCCGTCAGGAGCTGCCCACAGCCGCCGTCGGCGGCGCCAGCGACGCCAACTTCGTCGCCGCCCTCGGACTGCCGGTGCTGTGCGGCATGGGCGCGGTCGGCGACGGCGCCCACGCCCAGGGCGAGTTCATCTACCCCGACACCGTGCCCGCCCAGACCGCCCTGGTCGCGGGCCTGCTGACACGGCTTGCGGACCCCCTGCGCGGCTGA